A genomic window from Chrysoperla carnea chromosome 3, inChrCarn1.1, whole genome shotgun sequence includes:
- the LOC123296633 gene encoding caspase-2-like — MDFTDSSNYLNIEKNKMKIIVKYADQMKNAVKATENLVAEILSDTESINPPYSMRGSKTGVALVINNIKFENKNVNVKLDERTGADVDTENLKELFTQMGYEWVYWENQTWEDLKVNLKKFTDNSNELLKEVNSCFVIVMSHGGQGDVPEDTHIYTSDNKKIKASDIIGRFNSSCCNLLQDKPKFIIFQACRGDLQDLALNKPPEIIKNYQPTAMTETSTPQDHIKDITIGKTPENNNKTVESDNTGTISSIIETNITIPSMSDVFIYYTTSPGFLSYRDPSKGTWFVQYFCEVFMNHVYNTDVRDLFGMITKKVMDLRTTNHALQVPHSAIRGKFQPCFLYPALKTIDVNQETNEVDERLLNLAKEIEQNTEITKIEDELKKFI; from the coding sequence ATGGATTTCACAGATTCatcaaattatttgaatatagaaaaaaataaaatgaaaattattgtgaaATATGCAGATCAAATGAAAAATGCTGTGAAAGCAACTGAAAATTTAGTAGCTGAAATTTTAAGTGACACAGAAAGTATAAATCCACCGTATTCAATGCGAGGATCCAAAACAGGTGTAGCACTtgtaattaataacataaaatttgaaaataaaaatgttaatgtaaAACTTGATGAACGCACTGGTGCTGATGTTGACACAGAAAACTTAAAAGAATTGTTTACTCAAATGGGATACGAATGGGTTTATTGGGAAAATCAGACTTGGGAAGatcttaaagttaatttaaaaaaatttacggataattctaatgaattattaaaagaagTTAATTCATGTTTTGTAATAGTAATGTCTCATGGAGGTCAGGGTGATGTTCCAGAAGACACACATATTTATACctctgataataaaaaaattaaagcaagtGATATAATTGGAAGATTTAATAGTTCGTGTTGTAATCTTTTACAAGATAAACcgaagtttataatttttcaagctTGTCGCGGTGATCTGCAAGATTTAGCCCTTAATAAACCacctgaaattattaaaaactatcaaCCGACTGCAATGACTGAAACTAGTACTCCCCAAGATCATATTAAAGATATTACAATCGGCAAAACacctgaaaataataataaaacagtgGAATCAGATAATACGGGAACAATAAGCTcaataattgaaacaaatataacAATCCCTAGCATGTcagatgtttttatttattatacgacAAGCCCAGGCTTCTTAAGTTATCGTGATCCATCAAAAGGTACATGgtttgtacaatatttttgcGAAGTGTTTATGAATCATGTGTACAATACAGATGTTCGCGATCTTTTTGGTATGATCACCAAGAAAGTAATGGACCTACGAACAACAAACCATGCTTTACAAGTTCCTCATTCCGCTATTCGTGGTAAATTTCAACCGTGTTTTTTATATCCTGCATTAAAAACTATAGACGTTAATCAAGAAACAAATGAAGTAGATGAAAGGTTACTGAACCTCGCaaaagaaatagaacaaaatactgaaattactaaaatagaagatgaactaaaaaaatttatttaa